A region from the Papaver somniferum cultivar HN1 unplaced genomic scaffold, ASM357369v1 unplaced-scaffold_125, whole genome shotgun sequence genome encodes:
- the LOC113331566 gene encoding uncharacterized protein LOC113331566, with protein sequence MGDFNTIMREDEKKGGLNPLLISMLEFNNCLHSCGLIQAPKNGLEFSWCNNRAGKNRIVCNLDRVVFNDKWLEKISSWGYKVGSRRISDHSTLYGGNADIPKPKNTPFRALKVYKTHPEFLNIITKSWEQYLEGNPIYVYISKMKRLKIDLKEWNLSVFGDVNKKLKQIEDEVMGATTASDNNPSDNLLLNNLITASGKQEVLLQQQREIVHQKSRVSWLKDGASNSKYFHIKMRLRQAQNMITELKNDAGVVITDQKDIANELVNHYEEKFKYQDVNIDESILTSIPKVLTSEDNIMINAIPSDEEIKAAFFESNPESAPGPDEFAGWFYRFSWEVIGAYLVKAIQFCWSKSFIPNGLNANSLKLLPKVKQNSSDQLVL encoded by the coding sequence ATGGGGGATTTCAATACCATAATGAGAGAAGATGAAAAGAAGGGTGGACTAAATCCTTTGCTGATATCAATGTTGGAATTTAATAATTGTCTCCATAGCTGTGGTTTGATCCAAGCACCAAAAAATGGTCTAGAATTTTCATGGTGTAACAACAGAGCTGGTAAAAACAGAATTGTGTGCAACCTTGATAGAGTTGTCTTTAATGATAAATGGTTAGAAAAAATTTCAAGTTGGGGATATAAAGTTGGAAGTAGAAGGATTTCAGATCATAGTACTTTATACGGAGGAAATGCTGACATACCAAAGCCTAAGAATACTCCATTTAGAGCACTAAAAGTTTATAAAACTCATCCTGAGTTCTTGAACATTATTACAAAGTCTTGGGAACAATATTTGGAAGGCAATCCTATATATGTATACATAAGTAAaatgaaaagattaaaaataGATTTGAAGGAATGGAACTTGTCAGTATTTGGAGATGTTAACAAGAAGCTGAAGCAAATAGAAGATGAAGTAATGGGAGCTACAACAGCTTCAGATAATAATCCTTCAGACAACTTATTGTTGAATAATCTTATTACTGCAAGCGGtaaacaagaagtacttcttcaacaacaaagagaGATTGTGCATCAGAAGTCAAGAGTGAGTTGGTTAAAAGATGGAGCATCAAACTCAAAATACTTCCATATTAAGATGAGATTAAGACAAGCTCAGAATATGATAACTGAACTGAAAAATGATGCAGGAGTTGTTATCACAGACCAAAAAGATATAGCAAATGAGTTAGTCAATCATTATGAAGAAAAGTTTAAATATCAAGATGTTAACATAGATGAGAGTATACTTACAAGTATCCCCAAAGTTCTTACAAGTGAAGACAACATCATGATAAATGCCATTCCTTCTGATGAGGAAATTAAAGCTGCATTTTTTGAGTCGAATCCAGAAAGTGCCCCTGGTCCTGATGAATTTGCAGGATGGTTCTACAGGTTCTCATGGGAGGTAATTGGTGCTTATTTAGTAAAGGCAATACAATTTTGCTGGAGTAAAAGTTTCATTCCAAATGGACTAAATGCAAACAGCCTGAAATTGCTTCCAaaagtgaagcaaaatagttcagaccaattggtcttatGA
- the LOC113331568 gene encoding protein JINGUBANG-like, with translation MSHSNNSSESSISSVTSQPSLPTVPSLTSQSSTQKSLTTFHECVSTLKGHSSYVFSLALSGKYLYSGDSNKEIRIWSHDSNTLKSEQVNDVENSMNNTFAIGNGGVKSLVVYGNKFFSAHQDHKIRVWLIGNNETTHLKKYKRLATLPTLSNRLSKLVLPKNQIRIRRHKKCTWVHHIDTISGLALSGDGSLLYSISWDRTFKIWRTSDFKCLKSVTDAHDDAKNAIAISNDGLVYTGSVDKKIKVWGIVKEEKKHSLMAILEKHKSSVNVSYTRYRRGVPLSYSSGLLVVVIVYHL, from the coding sequence ATGTCTCACTCTAATAACTCATCagaatcatcaatttcatcagtCACTTCTCAACCAAGTCTTCCAACTGTTCCATCACTGACTTCACAATCTTCAACCCAGAAATCCTTGACAACCTTTCATGAATGTGTTTCAACTCTTAAAGGTCATTCTTCTTATGTTTTTTCTCTTGCCCTCTCTGGTAAATATCTTTACAGTGGTGATTCTAATAAAGAAATTCGAATATGGAGTCATGATTCTAACACTCTAAAATCAGAACAAGTTAATGATGTTGAGAATTCAATGAATAACACTTTTGCGATTGGTAATGGTGGTGTTAAATCCCTTGTAGTTTATGGTAATAAATTCTTTAGTGCTCATCAAGATCATAAGATTCGAGTATGGTTAATCGGCAACAACGAAACGACTCATCTCAAGAAATACAAACGGTTAGCAACACTTCCAACACTTTCCAACCGTTTATCAAAGTTAGTCTTACCAAAGAATCAAATTCGGATAAGACGACACAAGAAATGCACTTGGGTACATCATATTGATACAATATCTGGTTTAGCTTTATCAGGAGATGGGTCTCTTTTGTACTCAATTTCTTGGGATAGAACATTTAAAATTTGGCGAACATCGGATTTCAAGTGCTTAAAGTCTGTAACAGATGCACATGATGATGCCAAAAATGCTATTGCGATATCTAATGATGGTTTAGTCTACACTGGATCAGTTGATAAGAAAATCAAAGTGTGGGGAATagttaaagaagaaaagaaacactCATTAATGGCAATATTAGAAAAACATAAATCTTCAGTCAATGTTTCATATACCCGGTATAGAAGGGGAGTGCCCTTATCGTATTCGAGTGGGTTGTTAGTAGTAGTTATTGTTTATCATTTGtaa